A segment of the Triticum urartu cultivar G1812 chromosome 1, Tu2.1, whole genome shotgun sequence genome:
ATTTGCAGAGCGATGTATTTGATCAGGTCATTAGAGAGTGCGGTGAGCACAATGCACAGTTTCAGGCATTGATCAGGTACTTGCACCCTATTAGAATGTTGATGCTCATATAACCTCGACCTGTGAGTAACCGATTAATTTCACCATTTCATCAGCAAAATAAACTAACTGCATTGAACCAACAGCATCCTTAGTTGCTATCCTCACATCAAAGTGTACAGACTATTCAAACGCCTGATCTGCTTTATGTTTATGACAGAAAAATGGTGGAGCAAAATTTAGACATTGAAACAACAAGAAACGAAGACCACTATGGTGCAGCTATCCACCATCTCTCGCTGCTCCGCAACAAAAGATGCCTCATGGCTTACATGTACACTATTCAAATCTCACATCGGGCTCTCTCTCCCCTTCAATGCTGATTATACATGCTTAACCTGCTTTTGGGTGTACACTAGCTGAAATCATTGTAACCAACTAGGTACAACCGAGCAGAAACTATTCGGAGTTTTAGATGGAAAATTGGTCCTGTGCTTCCTCATGAAATACAAGAAAAGCTCAATTTTTCAGAGAAAGAGTACTTCAGAAGCCACTCTTCAGCCATTAAGTCTTATATCTCAGAGATGGATATAGATTTAACAGTGGTATGTATGTTTCCTGTTTCATTCACTTTTTGTTGATGAACACGATTACTGGACTTTTTTGTACATTTTTTATAGGACATGGTACCCCCCA
Coding sequences within it:
- the LOC125535810 gene encoding DNA replication complex GINS protein PSF1; the encoded protein is MYARRASQLLKELDACEPGQLVVFNSDVFDQVIRECGEHNAQFQALIRKMVEQNLDIETTRNEDHYGAAIHHLSLLRNKRCLMAYMYNRAETIRSFRWKIGPVLPHEIQEKLNFSEKEYFRSHSSAIKSYISEMDIDLTVDMVPPKDPYIQVRVLEDIGEVSLGDHSVSLTKNSLHFLRRTDAEQFISQGLMEEFLE